One Acropora palmata chromosome 2, jaAcrPala1.3, whole genome shotgun sequence genomic window carries:
- the LOC141874848 gene encoding vesicle transport protein SEC20-like yields the protein MADNSGIPVQARINIQEIVKIEFEVQNLVQDMKQCEGPQFVLNGLDLKVKQKMNSLKKKVESLEQVAIEQDKESDRLSILAAMQHHRKEISSLQVSIRKANLASKAIIDKNEKEELLGGKSSIVRQRNFSKENLAKTASNITQDLMSIARMMESQVKQSEEDMQMLASSSAQIKDTQEEFRGLTGIIQTSKNLLNKYNRREVTDRLLIFFGLVLFFSTVLYILKKRLPVFG from the exons atggcggacaacAGTGGAATCCCCGTGCAAGCTAGAATTAACATTCAAGAAATAGTCAAAATTGAGTTTGAGGTACAAAATCTTGTTCAAGACATGAAACAATGTGAAGGGCCTCAGTTTGTATTGAATGGTCTAGATTTGAAGGTAAAACAAAAGATGAATTCATTGAAGAAGAAAGTGGAG agTCTAGAACAAGTGGCTATTGAGCAAGACAAAGAATCAGACCGACTATCAATTCTTGCTGCAATGCAGCATCATAGGAAAGAAATATCCAG TTTACAGGTGTCAATCAGGAAAGCTAATTTGGCATCCAAAGCaattattgacaaaaatgaaaaggaagaattACTGGGAGGAAAATCATCAATTGTTAGACAAAG GAACTTTAGCAAAGAAAACCTCGCCAAGACAGCAAGCAATATCACTCAGGATTTAATGAGCATAGCACGAATGATGGAAAGTCAGGTCAAACAAAGTGAAGAAGATATGCAGATGTTAG CTTCATCCTCTGCACAGATAAAAGACACTCAGGAGGAATTCAGAGGTTTAACAGGCATCATACAAACCAGTAAAAACCTACTAAACAAGTATAATAGGAGAGAAGTGACAGATCGTTTGCTGATCTTTTTTGGACttgtacttttcttttccactGTGCTTTACATCTTGAAAAAGCGGCTTCCAGTATTTGGTTGA